The following coding sequences are from one Spirochaetales bacterium window:
- the murB gene encoding UDP-N-acetylmuramate dehydrogenase, which translates to MANLRDIIKKINIDCPILFNEPMKNHTSFQIGGPAEVFIRPKNRKEIIAVVRFCREHTVPCFILGGGANILVSDNGIKGITVDCTSLCGIDVNGSTIVAEAGVMANDLATTAMRHNLSGAEFLSSMPGTVGGALWMNARCYDREIADICVSAEILTRNEELQIVHLKKSDFGYKSSPFQHADALILAASFTLSPGEKTSILEKMARHDEDRHKKGHFSFPSAGSVFKNNRNFGKTTGEIIDSLELKGYSIGDAQISEHHANIIVNRGNATAEDVWRLIAYIRKSVKRELGYLLENEIIFVGEFEEADE; encoded by the coding sequence ATGGCAAATCTAAGGGATATCATAAAAAAAATCAATATCGATTGCCCGATTCTTTTCAATGAACCAATGAAAAACCATACAAGCTTTCAAATCGGGGGGCCGGCGGAAGTGTTTATCCGGCCTAAAAACAGAAAGGAAATCATCGCCGTCGTCCGGTTTTGCAGAGAACACACCGTCCCTTGTTTCATACTCGGCGGGGGTGCCAATATTCTTGTTTCCGACAATGGTATCAAAGGCATAACCGTCGACTGCACGTCGCTATGTGGAATTGATGTGAACGGTTCTACCATTGTCGCCGAAGCCGGAGTAATGGCGAACGATCTGGCGACAACCGCTATGCGGCATAATCTCAGCGGAGCGGAGTTTCTCTCTTCAATGCCGGGAACCGTCGGCGGAGCACTCTGGATGAACGCCCGTTGCTATGACAGGGAAATAGCGGACATCTGCGTGTCCGCCGAAATCCTCACCCGAAACGAAGAACTGCAAATCGTACACCTAAAGAAATCCGATTTTGGCTATAAATCTTCCCCTTTTCAACATGCGGACGCTCTTATTCTGGCCGCTTCGTTTACCCTTTCACCTGGAGAAAAAACATCAATTCTGGAAAAAATGGCAAGACATGATGAGGACCGGCATAAAAAAGGCCATTTTTCCTTTCCGTCTGCAGGAAGCGTTTTCAAGAATAACAGAAACTTCGGTAAAACTACCGGTGAAATCATAGACTCACTCGAACTCAAAGGGTATAGTATTGGGGACGCGCAGATCTCCGAACACCATGCGAACATCATCGTCAACAGAGGCAATGCGACGGCGGAGGATGTTTGGCGCCTTATCGCATATATCAGAAAAAGCGTAAAGCGTGAATTGGGCTATCTGCTTGAAAACGAGATAATCTTTGTCGGAGAATTCGAGGAGGCCGACGAATGA